In Erwinia pyrifoliae DSM 12163, the genomic window GGCGCGGCGGAAACGGCTCCCTGGGTGGTCAGTACCCCTGCAAGCGGCACAACGCTGTGCCCCGGCACAAACGGTGCCAGGTGCGCCTTAACGCCGATCGGCCCCATGCCCGGCCCACCGCCGCCGTGGGGAATGCAGAAGGTCTTATGCAGGTTAAGGTGCGACACATCCGCGCCGATATAACCCGGCGTGGTGATGCCCACCTGGGCGTTCATATTGGCACCGTCGAGATAAACCTGGCCACCGAATTGGTGGACGATCTGGCAGACTTCACGAATGGTCTCTTCGTACACGCCGTGAGTTGACGGGTAGGTGACCATGATGCAGGAGAGCGCGTCCGCCGCCTGTGCGGCCTTATTGCGTAAGTCGTGCAGGTCAATATTGCCCTGTTTATCACAGGCGACCACCACCACCGTCATCCCTGCCATCTGCGCCGAAGCCGGGTTTGTCCCGTGTGCCGAAGCGGGGATCAGGCAGATATGGCGAGAAGATTCATTACGGCTTTCGTGATAACGCCGGATGGCCAGCAGCCCGGCATATTCGCCCTGTGCACCGGAGTTTGGCTGCATACAGAGCGCATCGTAGCCGGTCAGCTGCACCAGCCACTGTGAGAGCTGGCCGATCATGTGCAGATATCCCGCCGCCTGCTCTGTCGGGCAGAACGGGTGCAGCTCGGCGAATTCCGGCCAGGTGATCGGGATCATCTCTGCTGCCGCGTTCAGTTTCATGGTGCAGGACCCCAGCGGGATCATCGCCTGATTCAGCGCCAGGTCTTTGCGTTCCAGGCTGTGCATATAACGCATCATCGCGGTTTCACTGTGATGACGGTTAAACACCGGATGGGTGAGGATAGCGTCCTGGCGCAGCATGGCGGCAGGGATGGCGTTTGCGTCGGCATCCAGCGCCTCAATGCTTAACCCGTGCTGCGCGCCGAGCAGGATTGAGAACAGCGCCATCACATCCTCACAGGTGGTGGTTTCATCCAGCGTGATGCCGACCGCGTTCAACAGGTCGCTACGCAGATTGACGCCAAAACTCAGTGCGCGGTCGAGCACTGCCGCTTTATCCGCTACTTCCACCGTCAGAGTGTCAAACCAGCTGGAATGACGCAGCTTCAAGCCGCCCTGCTGTAAGCCGGAGGCGAGGATATCGGTCAGACGGTGGATGCGGCTGGCAATACGCTTCAGGCCAGCCGGGCCATGAAACACCGCGTACAGGCTGGCGATATTGGCCAGCAGCACCTGTGAGGTACAGATGTTGGAATTGGCTTTTTCACGGCGGATATGCTGTTCACGCGTCTGCATCGCCATGCGCAGTGCGCTGTTGCCCGCCGCATCACGCGAGACGCCGATAATGCGCCCCGGCATCGAGCGTTTGTGTTCATCACGCGCGGCAAAGAAGGCCGCGTGCGGGCCGCCGTAGCCCATCGGTACGCCGAAGCGCTGTGCGGAACCAAAGACAATATCAGCCCCCTGCTTACCCGGCGACTGCAGCAGAACCAGCGTCATCAGGTCGGCGGCCACGCTCACCACCACTTTGCGGCTCTTCAGCGCGGCAATCAGCGCACCGTAGTCATGGACTTCGCCACCGGTTCCCACCTGCTGCAACAGCACGCCGAAAATATCTTCCAGCTCCAGCACTTTCTCCGCTTTATCCACCAGCACGTCAAAACCGAAGGTTTGCGCACGGGTACGCACCACGTCCAGCGTCTGCGGATGAACATCATCGGCCACAAAGAAGCGGTTGGCGTTTTTCAGCCTGCTGACCCGCTTCGCCATCGCCATCGCTTCGGCGGCAGCGGTCGCTTCGTCCAGCAGTGAGGCGGAGGCAATATCCAGCCCGGTCAGATCCAGGGTTAGCTGCTGAAAGTTAAGCAACGCCTCAAGACGCCCCTGGGAAACTTCAGGTTGATAAGGGGTATAGGCGGTGTACCAGCCGGGATTTTCCAGCATGTTGCGCAAGATAACCGGCGGCGTCAGAACCGGGGTGTAACCCATGCCAATACAGGATTTGTAGCGCTGATTTTGTGCCGCAATCGCCTTTAACTCGGCCAGCGCCAGATGCTCGGTCAGCGCTTCGCCAATCGGCGGCGGGCCGGGAAGCTGGATGTCGGCGGGCACAATCGAGGCAATCAGATCGGTCAGAGACGCAGCGCCAATGGCGTGCAACATGGCTTGCTGCTGCTCCTGCGACGGTCCGATATGGCGCTCAATAAAGGCACCGTGATGTTCAAGCTGGCTGAGTTTCTGGGTCATGGGCGGTAAATCCTGCATCGGACGGGTAAGACGGAGCGCGGGAGTTCACCCCGCGCCGGTGGTGACAAAAGCTATTCGGCGATCGCTGCCCGGTAAGCCGCAGCGTTAAGCAGGGTTGCCAGCTCGCTCTCGTCGCTCGCTTTAATGCGGAACAGCCAGCCGTCACCGTACGGGCCGCTGTTGACGCGCTCCGGCTCTGATGCCAGCGCGCTGTTGACTTCGATAATTTCGCCACTGAGCGGAGCATAAATATCCGAAGCGGCTTTTACCGATTCCGCCACGGCGCAGTCATCGCCCTGGCTATAGTGATTACCCACTTCAGGCAAATCGACAAACACCATGTCGCCAAGCAGCTCCTGTGCATGCTCGGTGATCCCCACGCGGTAGCTGCCATCCGCTTCCTGGCGCACCCATTCATGGCTGTCGCGGTATTTCAGTTCATTCGGTACATTGCTCATTGACATATCTCCGGGAGACAAAATTAGTTCGTTACCGGTTTTCCGGCGCGGACAAAAACAGGTTTGGTCACGGTGACCGGCATGGCGCGGTTGCGGATTTGCACCACCGCCTGGTCGCCAATGCCGGCCGGGACGCGGGCCAGGGCAATGCTGCACCCCAGCGTCGGAGAGAACGAACCGCTGGTGATAACGCCTTCAAGCATGTTGCCGTCGGCATCGCTGAAGCGCACCGGGAGTTCGTTGCGCAGCACGCCTTTTTCGGTCATGATCAGACCGACCAGCCGCTCCGTGCCTTTGGCGCGCTGCAGCTCCAGCATCTCGCGCCCGATAAACTGGCGGTCTGACGGTTCCCAACCGATGGTCCAGCCCATATTGGCGGCCAGCGGGGAAACCGTCTCGTCCATCTCCTGTCCGTACAGGTTCATACCGGCCTCCAGGCGCAGCGTATCGCGTGCGCCAAGGCCGGCAGGCTGAACTCCGGCGGCCAGCAGCTGCTGCCAGAGTTCAGCCGCCTGTTCATTCGGCAAAGCGATTTCATAACCCGGTTCGCCGGTATAGCCGGTGGTGGCGATAAACAGTTCACCCGCCTGCACGCCAAAGAAGGGTTTCATCGCGCTGACAGCATCACGCTGGGCATCATCAAATACGCGTTGCGCTTTGCACTGCGCGTTCGGCCCCTGCACGGCGATCAGCGACAGATCGTCACGCTCGGTCAACTCCACGCCGTACACGGCCGCATGCTCTGCTACCCACGCCAGATCCTTCTCGCGGGTTGCCGAGTTCACCACCAGGCGGAAAAAATCTTCGCTGATAAAGTAGACGATCAGATCGTCGATCACCCCGGCGGAGGCGTTCAGCATCGCGGTATACAGGGCTTTGCCCGGCCGGGTCAGTTTGGCGACATCATTTGCCAGCAGATAGCGCAGAAATTCGCGCGTGCGTGCGCCACGAAGATCGACAATGGTCATATGAGAGACGTCGAACATACCGGCATCGCGGCGTACCGCATGGTGTTCATCCATTTGCGAACCGTAGTGCAGCGGCATCATCCATCCGTGAAAATCCACCATCCTTGCGCCGCTGGCCTGGTGCTGTGCGAATAACGGGGTTTGCTGAGTCATATTATTCCTGTCGCTGATTTCCGGTTGCTGATAGCGCCTGTTGCCGCCACCAGCGGCCTGACGCAAACGTTATCCTTGTTCCGAACTTATCATTGAATTTGCCCATTAACCATAAGGTAAACGAGGCCGAGTCCGGGCTAAGGCAAAATGCACCGCCGTTGAGCTTCCAGCTTTTTGCACTGGGAAAACGCGAATTGACGCACATAAATGGTAAATAACCGTCTAAAATGCAGTTTAAAAATAGATGACAGGCGCATATTTAATAAAAAATGACTGGGCAGATGCGCCAGTAGCATTATTTAAACTAATGCGAATGATTGCGTGGAATTAGAATATTTCAAACGATGTGCGAAAATGGGGCGTCAATATAACTGCTATCTGAATATCAACTCTGTGACTCAAAGACGAATGAAATCCGGGCCGATCACTGCCACAATGCAGCCCCGATCCGTAAGGCGGATGACCCTCTGCTGCCGCAAGCCGGAAAGCAGCGACCTGATTTCCCGGCTACCACTGACGTCCAGGCTGCTGCTTATCTGTTCCCTGCCGGTAAAACTGTACAGACCGTCTGCGGTGGCCAGCGTTTCGAAGCGCCGGTGATGTCCCTCCGCCAGAAATGCGGCATAACGTGCCGGACTCACCCAGGATAAGGCTTCCAGCGTGTCACGCCAGGCCATCAGAAGAAGGTGAAGTGAAGCGTTAGTACCGTACACGGGGCGACGATAGTCCGGTTTTCCTGTAGAAGGATCTGCATACTGAAATTTCCAAATGGCTTCATGATGTGCCAGACGATTACGCAGCTCGCGGATACGGCTGAACTTACGCGCGATGATATGGTGTGGCGTGCCCGGCGGCTTGCCGGAAAAGACATCTGCGATCAGGTGCGGCCACAGCAGGCTGCGGTTGCGGGGCTCGTCATATTCCGGCGTCAGAAACTTGGTCCAGAAGCCGAAGTCCAGCCCGGAGATGACGCGCTCAGCCGTCACCGCCTTTCCTGCATCCGTTATGCGTTTCGAGACTTTCCGTATACAGTCCTCTTCCCAGGCGGTCCTGTCGTAAACCGGCATGCCGCGGCGGTAGCGGATGTTGCCTTGCCGATCCAGCGCGTATCGCTTTCCCTGACGGATCCAGGCTTTGTCACCCATATAACGCGGCAAGTCAAATATCCAGTTGGCATCAGTGCGCCACAGGTTTACCGCACCGGGAGGTGGGTTATGACGGATGGCATAATCTATACTGTTACGCAGCGTAATCTCAAGGCAGTGCATCAGGGGCTGCATCGCACTGCACAGCGCCTTGTTCCAGTTGTACCCGCCCAGCGCTTCGTCCGGCTTCAATTTAAGCACGTCAATGTAAACTTTCAGGCGATCGGCGGAAATATAGTCTTCGACGTTCATGAAAGGCTCCGGTGCCAATAGCCGAGGCTATTGACCCTATCGTCAATACTTGTTAGTATATTTTTATCAAGGCTCAGATTTCTTCGGACCTGAGCGTACAGTTAGTACCGGAAAAGCCACCCTCGCGGTGGCTTTTCTCGTTTCAGTCATCACACAATCGAAAGGATCGAGAAAAGCCGCTGCATTATCACACCGATCCCGTTCATCTCCTTCATAAAGTACTCGTTGCTTATCAGGCGCAATGCAGGATGCGGAGACGACCGCCTGCACATGAAAACGTCCCTCTTTTGCACACAATGCCGATCATCTTAAATGAAAGGCATCAGGCAGAAGCCCCCCTGCAAGCACACGGCGCTAGCGCAGCCAGTCGGGCAAATCGTGCAGGCCCATCGCCTGTTTCAACAACCGTGGCTTAACTCCCGGCAGGTTATCAGCCAGCGCCAGGCCAATATCACGCAGCCATTTTTTCGCCGGATTGTTGCCGTCAAACAGTTCGCGGAACCCCTGCATGCTGGCCAGCATGACTGCGGCGCTGTGTTTGCGGCTGCGTTCGTAGCGGCGCAGATAAAGGTGCTGACCGATATCTTTGCCCTGCTGGTGCAGGCGGCGCACTTCGCCAATCAGTTCCGCCGCATCCATAAAGCCAAGGTTAACCCCCTGCCCGGCCAGCGGATGAATGGTGTGGGCAGCATCGCCGACCAGCGCCAGACGATGGGCAGCAAAGCTGCGCGCGTAACGCCCCATTAACGGGAAAGTTTCGCGCTCGCTGGCCAGCTCGCACAGGCCAAGGCGCAGATCGAAAGCCACCGACAGCTGCTGATTAAACAGCGCCTCCGGCATCTCCTTCAGGCGTGAAGATTCCTGTGGCGACAACGACCAGACGATGGAGCTAAGGTGCGGATCGCTGAGCGGTAAAAAGGCCAGAATGCCGTCACCGTGAAACACCTGACGCGCCACCGACTGATGGGGATTTTCCGTGCGGATATTGGCTACCAGCGCATGGTGCTGATAGTCCCAGAAGGCAAGTGGAATATCGGCTTTGTTACGCAGCCAGGAGTTAGCCCCGTCTGCCGCCACCAGCAGGCGGGCGGTCATCATGCTGCCATCCTGCAAGGTCACGAAAGCTTCGTTATCGCCAAAGGCCACCTGTTGCAGCTCGCCCGGGGCAATCAGCGTGATATCGCTCAGGCTTTGTGCTCGTTGCCACAGCGCCTGATGGACAACCCGGTTTTCGACGATATGGCCGAGATGCGCCAGCCCCTGCTGCTCATCGTCAAAGGCGATATGACCGAAACTGTCGCGATCCCAGACTTCCATCCCGTGATAAGCGCTGGCGCGCATGCTCAGAACCTGGCTCCAGACGCCAAGATGCTGGAGTAAACGTTCACTGGCGGCATTTATCGCAGATACACGCAGTGCGGGCGGCGCATCGCTGGCGGGCGCGGCCGGCTGCTCACGCTCCAGCACCGCCACGCGCAGTCCGCTGCCCTGTAAACCACAGGCCACCGCCAGCCCGACCATACCGCCTCCGGCGACGATCACATCATAGCTTTGCATTACTGCTTTCTCCTCAACGCTTAACCCAGCCCAGCGTTCGCTCGGCAAGCAAATTTCGTAACGACGGCATATTATCCATCGCCATCAGTCCCAGATTGCGCCCGATCACCAGCGGCGCATAGCGGTTAGCAAAAATTCTCACCAGCCCATCGGTAATGCCGATGGTGGCCCGGGCGTCCGGCTGACGGCGCTGCTGGTAATGTTGTAGCGTGGCATAGTCACCCACGCCCTGCCCGCTGTGCCAGGACGTCGCCAGCGTTTCTGCCAGCGACATCACGTCACGCATCCCCAGGTTAAACCCCTGGCCGGCGATGGGATGCAGGGTCTGAGCGGCATTACCGACCAGCGCCAGACGATGAGAAACATGCTGAGTTGCGGTCTGCAACTGCAGCGGATAACTGTGCCGTTGCCCCACCTGAGTCAACCGCCCAAGCCGCCAGCCAAAGACGCGCTGCAGGCGCGTAAGGAATTCATCATCGCTCCAGCTATCCACCCGCGCTTTCTCTGCCAGCGGATGGCACCATACCAGCGAACTGCGGCCGTCCGACATTGGCAGCAGCGCCAGCGGGCCGTGAGCGGTAAAGCGCTCAAAAGCCCGCCCCTGATGCGCCAGCTCGGTAGATACGTTGGCAATGACCGCCACCTGCTGGTAATTCGCGTTTTGCCACTGCATACCGCAATTCGCTGCAACCTGAGAACGTGCTCCGTCCGCCGCTACCAGCAATTCACCATCGAGCCGTTCGCCGCTGGACAGTACCACACTGACGCCATTCTGTGAGCGTTCAACCCGGGCGACCTTATCCGGACAGCGCAGCGTTATACCAGGTGCCTGCTGAAGACGGTCAAACAGCCGTTGCCCGGCCTCATGCAGTTCCACTACCTGGCCTAACGCCGCTACGCCATAGTCGGCAGCGTCGAGCGAAACAAAGCTGGCATGGCCGCAATCGCTGACGTGAACGTGAGTAATGGCGGTGGCTACGGGGGCCAGTAACGGCCAGAGGTCAATCGCGGCCAGCTGCTGACAGGTGCCTTCAGCCAGCGCGATTGCGCGCCCGTCGTAGCCCGGATGGGCGCGACTGGCAGGAGCGGTAGCTTCAACCAGCGTTACCGCCAGCTCTCCCTGGGTTAGATGAGAAATAGCCAGCGCCAGCGTGGCTCCGGCCATCCCCCCCCCTGCAATAATGATGCTCATGGCTGTTTCGCTGCCGCCATCAGTGCTTCGATTTCATCGGCATCTTTTACCACCGAGGCCGTCAGGTTTTCATTACCGTCGGCGGTAATAAGGATGTCATCTTCGATACGAATACCAATACCGCGATACTCTGCCGGTACATCAGCGTCCGGGGCGATATATAAACCGGGTTCAATAGTCAGCACCATCCCCGGTTGCAGAATGCGGTCACGGTCAACTCCGTAGTGCCCAACGTCATGCACGTCCAGCCCGAGCCAGTGGCTCAGGCCGTGCATAAAGAACTGACGATGGGCATTTTCAGCAATCAGCGTATCAACGTCGCCCTGCATGATCCCCAGTTTAACCAGTCCGCTGACCATCATTTCCACCACTTCCGCCGTCACCTCGCGGATGCTGGTGCCAGGACGGTACAGTTCCAGCGCGCGGTTAAGGGAAGCCAGCACGATATCGTAGACGGCGCGCTGCGGAGCGCTGAACTTGCCGCCTACCGGGAAAGTACGCGTGATATCCCCGGCGTAACCTTTAAGTTCACAGCCGGCGTCTATCAGTACCAGCTGACCATCATGCATCTGGCTTTCGTTTTCGGTGTAGTGCAGGATGCAGGCATTTTCACCCGCGCCGACAATGGTGTTATAGGAGGGGAAACGCGCGCCGTGGCGGTTGAATTCGTGCTGGATTTCCCCCTCCAGCTGATACTCGTACATACCGGGGCGCGACTGCTGCATGGCTCGCGTATGGGCCAGCGCGCTGATGCGCCCGGCCTCACGCAATACGGCCTGCTCTTCAGCGGACTTAATCAAACGCTGTTCATGTACCCATGGACGCCAGTCGGTGAGCGTGGCGGGGGCAGAGAGATTCTGGCGTGAACCCCGACGCAGTTTCTCCAGCGCGCTGAAGACGATGCCGTCAGCAAAAGCGTACTGCCCCTGTGCGTGATAGATAACGTCCAGTCCATTCAGCAACAGGTGGATCTGGTTTGCGATATCATCCCAGGGCAACGCACGGTCAACCGCCAGCTTTGCGGGTGCAGCCTCCTGCCCAAGGCGGCGTCCAAACCAGATTTCCGCCTTGAGGTCACGCTGGCGGTTAAACAACACGTTGTGATGATGATTGTCTGCGCTTTTTATCAGCAATAGCAATGCGTCTGGTTCGTTAAAACCGGTGAAGTACCAGAAATCACTGTTCTGCCGGTAAGGGTACTCACTGTCGTTGCTGCGAGTCACTTCCGGGGCGGCAAAAATCAATGCCGCGCTGGCCGGAGCCATTTTCGCTAACAGCGCCTGGCGGCGGCGCAAAAACTCTTGCTGGGTCATTCAACCTCCTGAATGCAAATTCGTTAAATCACCACTGACGGCGGGTTGCGCTTAATGCAGCGTCGGTTTTTTCATCTCGACGTTGGTGGGTGCGACCACCCGGGTAAAGGTATCGTGGCACAGTAATGCCGCCACGCGCACATACTCAATGACCTCTTCCAGCGACTGCTCCAGCTCTTCCTGGTCTTCATCTTCATCATAACCGAGCTGGGCAATAGTGCGTAGATCGTCGATCGCTTCTCCGGTTTCACCCTTCACTTTGTCGAGTTTTAGCTGCGTAACGCCTAACCCCAACAGGAAGTGATTTACCCAGCCGGCAAGCGCATCGGCGCGGTCGAATACGCTGATGTCATCGTCTTCCGGCAGCAAAAGCTGGAAAAGAAAACCATCATCGTCCAACGAATCAGCTGTTGCATCGTGCAACTGCTGCAAAGGCTGAGCCAGCGTCTGTGGCCAGGCCATGCCTTCATTGGTCAGATCGTGCGCCAGAGTTTGCCAGCGCCCGGCGCTGCCGCCGCAGATTAAGCCGCTGATCAGGCCATGCATTTCTGCAGGAGTCATGCCGACTCCCTGCTGTGTGAGTACTGCGGCCAGAGCGTTGTAACCCGGCGTGGTATTGGTTAGTGACATACGTTTTGGCCGTCGTTGGCTGGATAAGTTCGTGTTATGCTACCACCAGGTGCCTCGATGATTCCAGAAAGGGGTTGTTTCTTATATTTGGGGTAGTTATAGTGACTCCCGTTCCAAACCCTTGAGCGGTAAGGATGATTGCGGGTACAGTAATCAGTCAGGAAGGTGGCATGTCTGCACAACCGGTAGATCTTCAAATTTTTGGCCGTTCATTACGAGTAAATTGTCCGCCGGAACAGCAAGATGCGCTGAACCTGGCTGCTGAAGACCTCAATCAACGGTTGCAGGACTTAAAAGTTCGCACTAGAGTCACTAATACCGAGCAATTAGTGTTTATTGCTGCACTGAACGTTTGCCATGAACTGGCGCAGGAAAAAGTCAAAACCCGTGACTATGCGTCAAATATGGAACAGCGTATTCGCATGCTGCAACAGACCATTGAACAGGCGTTGCTTGAACAGGGTCGTATTACTGAACGTACCGGAACGAACTTCGAATAACACTTTAGCGTTAGCTGTGATAGAGTGACGTTGAAGCACAAAATTTCTCTGAGGTGTTTGCAAGCGGGCCAGTCCCCTGAGCCGATATTTCATACCAAACAGAGTGTGGTGCTCTGTAACCTGTGTGTATGCTCGGTCCGTCCGAGAAACCTGATGGTTGCGACGGCATGCTCACCTTGAACCAAGGGTTCAAGGGTTACAGCCTGCGGCGGCATCTCGGAGATTCCATTTTATTTCTGCTCTACCCAGTCATTGACAGGTTCTGCACCACCCGGCAATCTGCACTCTCTGTAAAATAATCCGCGTTAAGCCTGCACGGCACACCGAATCCGCCGGCTCTGCCATCAACGTGGACAGTCCCGTACCGGAGATGCCCCCTTTATATGAAGCCCGATATGCGCGACCGTCAGGATATCCGTCACCACATCCGCCGCCTGCGCCGCCTGCTTAGTAATGAACAGCAACAGCTTGCCGCCGTGCAGGCAGCTGAAAAGGCGTTGAATTTTTCCCCAATACGACAGGCGAAAAACATTGCGCTGTTTCTTTCCGTCGATGGTGAACTCAATACACACCCGCTGATAGCCCGGCTCTGGCAGCGTCAGCAGCATGTTTATTTGCCGGTGCTGCATCCGTTCTCGCGGGGTAACCTGCTGTTTATGCACTACGACCGTCAGACCGAACTGAAAATTAACCGTCTGCGCATCCCGGAGCCGCCGCTGGATATTCGTCACCTGTTGCCGCTGAGCGAGCTGGACGTGGTGATGGTGCCGCTGGTGGCGTTTGATAGCGCTGGACAGCGCTTAGGCATGGGCGGAGGGTTTTACGACAGGACGTTGCAGCACTGGCAGCAGCACGGTTTTTTACCGGTGGGGCTGGCGCATGACTGTCAGCAGGTGGAGAAACTGCCGGTGGCGGAATGGGATGTTCCCCTGCCTGCATTGATCACGCCGTCGAAAATTTGGCAATGGTAACCCTTATCATGCGTAGCCCTCAAACCGCCGAAGTGGATCCCCGACCTTTACCTCGAAGGTAAGGGCCGCGGATTCAGCCTCTCTGTCATGCCATTTTAGTACAGCAGACGGGCGCGAACGGTCCCCGGAATCGCCTTCATTAACTGCAGCGCTTTATCGGCGGTCTCCTGCGGCGCTTCCACATCAATCACCACATATCCCATCTGCGGCGTGGTTTGCAGATATTGAGCGGAGATATTGATGCCCTGCTCGGCAAAAATCTGGTTGATCGCCGTCAGTACGCCGGGACGGTTTTCATGAATGTGCATCAGACGACTGGCGTTAGCACCGTGCATCGGCAGGGAGGCTTCAGGGAAATTCACCGCTGACAGCGTAGAGCCGTTATCCGAGTATTTCGCCAGCTTGCCTGCTACTTCAATACCAATATTTTCCTGCGCTTC contains:
- the gcvP gene encoding aminomethyl-transferring glycine dehydrogenase → MTQKLSQLEHHGAFIERHIGPSQEQQQAMLHAIGAASLTDLIASIVPADIQLPGPPPIGEALTEHLALAELKAIAAQNQRYKSCIGMGYTPVLTPPVILRNMLENPGWYTAYTPYQPEVSQGRLEALLNFQQLTLDLTGLDIASASLLDEATAAAEAMAMAKRVSRLKNANRFFVADDVHPQTLDVVRTRAQTFGFDVLVDKAEKVLELEDIFGVLLQQVGTGGEVHDYGALIAALKSRKVVVSVAADLMTLVLLQSPGKQGADIVFGSAQRFGVPMGYGGPHAAFFAARDEHKRSMPGRIIGVSRDAAGNSALRMAMQTREQHIRREKANSNICTSQVLLANIASLYAVFHGPAGLKRIASRIHRLTDILASGLQQGGLKLRHSSWFDTLTVEVADKAAVLDRALSFGVNLRSDLLNAVGITLDETTTCEDVMALFSILLGAQHGLSIEALDADANAIPAAMLRQDAILTHPVFNRHHSETAMMRYMHSLERKDLALNQAMIPLGSCTMKLNAAAEMIPITWPEFAELHPFCPTEQAAGYLHMIGQLSQWLVQLTGYDALCMQPNSGAQGEYAGLLAIRRYHESRNESSRHICLIPASAHGTNPASAQMAGMTVVVVACDKQGNIDLHDLRNKAAQAADALSCIMVTYPSTHGVYEETIREVCQIVHQFGGQVYLDGANMNAQVGITTPGYIGADVSHLNLHKTFCIPHGGGGPGMGPIGVKAHLAPFVPGHSVVPLAGVLTTQGAVSAAPFGSASILPISWMYIRMMGAEGLKQASSVAILNANYIARRLRSAYPILYAGRDGRVAHECILDIRPIKEQTGISELDIAKRLIDYGFHAPTMSFPVAGTLMVEPTESESKVELDRFIDAMLAIRNEIDRVANGEWPAADNPLVNAPHTQMDIVGEWSHPYTRELAVFPAGSANKYWPTVKRLDDVYGDRNLFCSCVPLSEYQ
- a CDS encoding Abi family protein encodes the protein MNVEDYISADRLKVYIDVLKLKPDEALGGYNWNKALCSAMQPLMHCLEITLRNSIDYAIRHNPPPGAVNLWRTDANWIFDLPRYMGDKAWIRQGKRYALDRQGNIRYRRGMPVYDRTAWEEDCIRKVSKRITDAGKAVTAERVISGLDFGFWTKFLTPEYDEPRNRSLLWPHLIADVFSGKPPGTPHHIIARKFSRIRELRNRLAHHEAIWKFQYADPSTGKPDYRRPVYGTNASLHLLLMAWRDTLEALSWVSPARYAAFLAEGHHRRFETLATADGLYSFTGREQISSSLDVSGSREIRSLLSGLRQQRVIRLTDRGCIVAVIGPDFIRL
- the ubiH gene encoding 2-octaprenyl-6-methoxyphenyl hydroxylase — encoded protein: MSIIIAGGGMAGATLALAISHLTQGELAVTLVEATAPASRAHPGYDGRAIALAEGTCQQLAAIDLWPLLAPVATAITHVHVSDCGHASFVSLDAADYGVAALGQVVELHEAGQRLFDRLQQAPGITLRCPDKVARVERSQNGVSVVLSSGERLDGELLVAADGARSQVAANCGMQWQNANYQQVAVIANVSTELAHQGRAFERFTAHGPLALLPMSDGRSSLVWCHPLAEKARVDSWSDDEFLTRLQRVFGWRLGRLTQVGQRHSYPLQLQTATQHVSHRLALVGNAAQTLHPIAGQGFNLGMRDVMSLAETLATSWHSGQGVGDYATLQHYQQRRQPDARATIGITDGLVRIFANRYAPLVIGRNLGLMAMDNMPSLRNLLAERTLGWVKR
- the ubiI gene encoding FAD-dependent 2-octaprenylphenol hydroxylase, yielding MQSYDVIVAGGGMVGLAVACGLQGSGLRVAVLEREQPAAPASDAPPALRVSAINAASERLLQHLGVWSQVLSMRASAYHGMEVWDRDSFGHIAFDDEQQGLAHLGHIVENRVVHQALWQRAQSLSDITLIAPGELQQVAFGDNEAFVTLQDGSMMTARLLVAADGANSWLRNKADIPLAFWDYQHHALVANIRTENPHQSVARQVFHGDGILAFLPLSDPHLSSIVWSLSPQESSRLKEMPEALFNQQLSVAFDLRLGLCELASERETFPLMGRYARSFAAHRLALVGDAAHTIHPLAGQGVNLGFMDAAELIGEVRRLHQQGKDIGQHLYLRRYERSRKHSAAVMLASMQGFRELFDGNNPAKKWLRDIGLALADNLPGVKPRLLKQAMGLHDLPDWLR
- the gcvH gene encoding glycine cleavage system protein GcvH, with product MSNVPNELKYRDSHEWVRQEADGSYRVGITEHAQELLGDMVFVDLPEVGNHYSQGDDCAVAESVKAASDIYAPLSGEIIEVNSALASEPERVNSGPYGDGWLFRIKASDESELATLLNAAAYRAAIAE
- a CDS encoding 5-formyltetrahydrofolate cyclo-ligase, translated to MKPDMRDRQDIRHHIRRLRRLLSNEQQQLAAVQAAEKALNFSPIRQAKNIALFLSVDGELNTHPLIARLWQRQQHVYLPVLHPFSRGNLLFMHYDRQTELKINRLRIPEPPLDIRHLLPLSELDVVMVPLVAFDSAGQRLGMGGGFYDRTLQHWQQHGFLPVGLAHDCQQVEKLPVAEWDVPLPALITPSKIWQW
- the gcvT gene encoding glycine cleavage system aminomethyltransferase GcvT encodes the protein MTQQTPLFAQHQASGARMVDFHGWMMPLHYGSQMDEHHAVRRDAGMFDVSHMTIVDLRGARTREFLRYLLANDVAKLTRPGKALYTAMLNASAGVIDDLIVYFISEDFFRLVVNSATREKDLAWVAEHAAVYGVELTERDDLSLIAVQGPNAQCKAQRVFDDAQRDAVSAMKPFFGVQAGELFIATTGYTGEPGYEIALPNEQAAELWQQLLAAGVQPAGLGARDTLRLEAGMNLYGQEMDETVSPLAANMGWTIGWEPSDRQFIGREMLELQRAKGTERLVGLIMTEKGVLRNELPVRFSDADGNMLEGVITSGSFSPTLGCSIALARVPAGIGDQAVVQIRNRAMPVTVTKPVFVRAGKPVTN
- the pepP gene encoding Xaa-Pro aminopeptidase, translating into MTQQEFLRRRQALLAKMAPASAALIFAAPEVTRSNDSEYPYRQNSDFWYFTGFNEPDALLLLIKSADNHHHNVLFNRQRDLKAEIWFGRRLGQEAAPAKLAVDRALPWDDIANQIHLLLNGLDVIYHAQGQYAFADGIVFSALEKLRRGSRQNLSAPATLTDWRPWVHEQRLIKSAEEQAVLREAGRISALAHTRAMQQSRPGMYEYQLEGEIQHEFNRHGARFPSYNTIVGAGENACILHYTENESQMHDGQLVLIDAGCELKGYAGDITRTFPVGGKFSAPQRAVYDIVLASLNRALELYRPGTSIREVTAEVVEMMVSGLVKLGIMQGDVDTLIAENAHRQFFMHGLSHWLGLDVHDVGHYGVDRDRILQPGMVLTIEPGLYIAPDADVPAEYRGIGIRIEDDILITADGNENLTASVVKDADEIEALMAAAKQP
- a CDS encoding YecA family protein; its protein translation is MSLTNTTPGYNALAAVLTQQGVGMTPAEMHGLISGLICGGSAGRWQTLAHDLTNEGMAWPQTLAQPLQQLHDATADSLDDDGFLFQLLLPEDDDISVFDRADALAGWVNHFLLGLGVTQLKLDKVKGETGEAIDDLRTIAQLGYDEDEDQEELEQSLEEVIEYVRVAALLCHDTFTRVVAPTNVEMKKPTLH
- the zapA gene encoding cell division protein ZapA, coding for MSAQPVDLQIFGRSLRVNCPPEQQDALNLAAEDLNQRLQDLKVRTRVTNTEQLVFIAALNVCHELAQEKVKTRDYASNMEQRIRMLQQTIEQALLEQGRITERTGTNFE